A genomic region of Streptomyces rimosus contains the following coding sequences:
- a CDS encoding DUF6230 family protein has protein sequence MTAIPAVLAVGAMASVMAEGALAASFAVSGTNFQVSSGKLTSQGLASYVHTDRDAGGKGHPVALLGLGKAVLSDICQAAEVKTPLGTVVFKLTAGGDAGQVTADNLVIDGEDLVGDARFGTAQIGRDASTLDQVPGVQGEKGKFGLQAGNIEVAGVRSHAWSATGGNFRLKGLRLDVSLGGKKCF, from the coding sequence GTGACGGCGATCCCCGCGGTGCTCGCCGTCGGCGCGATGGCCTCGGTGATGGCCGAGGGCGCGCTGGCCGCCTCGTTCGCCGTCTCGGGCACCAACTTCCAGGTCTCCTCGGGCAAGCTGACCAGCCAGGGCCTGGCCTCGTACGTACACACCGACCGCGACGCGGGCGGCAAGGGGCACCCGGTGGCCCTGCTCGGCCTGGGCAAGGCCGTCCTGAGCGACATCTGCCAGGCGGCCGAGGTCAAGACGCCGCTCGGCACGGTGGTGTTCAAGCTGACCGCGGGCGGCGACGCCGGTCAGGTCACCGCCGACAATCTCGTCATCGACGGCGAGGACCTGGTGGGCGACGCCCGGTTCGGTACGGCGCAGATCGGACGGGACGCCTCCACCCTCGACCAAGTGCCCGGCGTCCAGGGCGAGAAGGGCAAGTTCGGGCTCCAGGCGGGGAACATCGAGGTCGCCGGCGTCAGGTCGCACGCCTGGTCCGCCACCGGCGGCAACTTCCGCCTCAAGGGTCTGCGGCTCGACGTGAGCCTGGGCGGCAAGAAGTGCTTCTGA
- a CDS encoding DUF4158 domain-containing protein, translated as MGVGAGYSPAVPVEFLTDEQAEAYGTFTEVPTRPEPERFFFLDDDDRDLTALRRSDARNAVQRPVSEASPAAFMASLITQGFRSGWRPASTLPSALAGPGKASRCCSATTPSSSPRLVITPTT; from the coding sequence GTGGGCGTCGGCGCCGGCTACAGTCCGGCCGTGCCGGTGGAGTTTTTGACTGATGAGCAGGCCGAGGCGTACGGGACGTTCACCGAGGTGCCCACGCGCCCGGAGCCGGAGCGGTTCTTCTTCCTCGACGATGACGACCGTGATCTGACCGCGCTGCGGCGTTCGGACGCTCGAAACGCTGTTCAAAGACCCGTCTCAGAGGCGTCGCCGGCCGCGTTCATGGCGTCGTTGATCACGCAGGGATTTCGTTCTGGTTGGCGTCCGGCGTCGACCCTGCCGAGTGCGCTCGCCGGGCCGGGTAAAGCATCCAGGTGCTGTTCCGCTACTACGCCAAGTTCCTCGCCGAGGCTCGTGATCACGCCAACCACCTGA
- a CDS encoding PA14 domain-containing protein, with the protein MRRTRRPSPQLLLPTLLFALAASLSVSGFALPARAAGQAAGQVAEDLRAGGHGLKGEYFRMSKPGARDFAEPGATILEPAVDFPDLSSTFRIATGRTEHTTARWSGKIEVPRSGKFTFFAKGDNGFRFFIDGKPVIDHWVPDWDVEIKSEAVELTAGRQYDFRYEMFQDSGGSNMLLSWQSPDVKKQPVPESAFTPPDGFEPYPVDLTVGTDGRRLRATFEGEAGLTEALKDHVTLEVDSTDMPVASVVRDEGDPRSVVLTLAGPVQKGQRVRFAYDGKGGLTSGGKPVPTVIRAAGNHSTHRLTTAWGDKVDPDNPLPEYPRPQERRAKWQNLNGRWEFAGARKGEQPPFGKALGEKITVPFPVESQLSGIERHEDHMFYRRLITVPKSWHVGHAQRLKLNFGAVDYEARVWVNGKQVAEHTGGYTGFNADITDALKRDGKQEIIVGVTDTGGGNQPKGKQTPRPGGIFYTQSSGIWQTVWMEPVARTAVDRIVSTPDIGSGTLTLKAESRSASARAKVTAVARDKKGKVVGRVTGAANADLRLKVRDQHLWSPDDPYLYDLEVTLGDRGSKDAVKSYFGMRSIGVQKVGGHPKLVLNGKPFFSLAMLDQGFWPDGLYTQPSDDALRFDLEGQKKLGFNAVRKHIKVESPRWYYHADRLGLLVWQDFVSGDISGEQGQHAFTDQAREMMRQTHNSPALGGYVVFNEGWGEWDRDATGRLAETVKAADPSRVVNAHSGVNCCNSKGDAGKGDIIDHHDYNNVDPPAPDDRRAAMDGEHGGFTLRTPGHMWPGTPTVIYSGVADTEALTRKYVENTRTFYLRQAGEQLSGSVYTQVSDLENELNGFWTYDRRKLKVDPDRVREVNREVIAAGAAAGS; encoded by the coding sequence GTGAGACGCACCCGGAGACCCTCCCCGCAACTCCTGCTCCCCACCCTGCTGTTCGCCCTCGCCGCGTCGCTGTCCGTCAGCGGCTTCGCGCTCCCCGCGCGGGCGGCGGGTCAGGCCGCCGGCCAAGTGGCAGAGGACCTGCGTGCGGGCGGACACGGCCTCAAGGGCGAGTACTTCCGGATGTCCAAGCCCGGTGCCCGCGACTTCGCCGAACCCGGCGCGACGATCCTGGAGCCGGCCGTCGACTTCCCCGACCTGAGCTCGACCTTCCGGATCGCCACGGGCCGCACCGAGCACACCACGGCCCGGTGGAGCGGCAAGATCGAGGTGCCCAGGAGCGGGAAGTTCACCTTCTTCGCCAAGGGCGACAACGGCTTCCGGTTCTTCATCGACGGCAAGCCGGTCATCGACCACTGGGTGCCCGACTGGGACGTCGAGATCAAGAGCGAAGCCGTCGAGCTCACCGCCGGCCGCCAGTACGACTTCCGGTACGAGATGTTCCAGGACAGCGGTGGCTCCAACATGCTGCTGAGCTGGCAGAGTCCGGACGTCAAGAAGCAGCCGGTCCCCGAGTCGGCCTTCACCCCGCCGGACGGCTTCGAGCCGTACCCGGTGGACCTCACCGTCGGCACCGACGGGCGTCGGCTGCGGGCGACGTTCGAGGGCGAGGCCGGACTTACCGAGGCGCTGAAGGACCACGTGACGCTGGAGGTCGACTCCACGGACATGCCCGTCGCGTCGGTCGTCAGGGACGAAGGCGACCCGCGCTCCGTGGTCCTCACGCTGGCCGGGCCCGTCCAGAAGGGGCAGCGGGTGCGCTTCGCCTACGACGGCAAGGGCGGGCTGACCAGCGGCGGGAAGCCCGTGCCCACGGTGATCCGCGCTGCCGGGAATCACTCCACCCACCGGCTGACCACGGCGTGGGGCGACAAGGTCGACCCGGACAACCCGCTGCCGGAATACCCCCGCCCACAGGAGAGGCGGGCGAAGTGGCAGAACCTCAACGGCCGCTGGGAGTTCGCCGGTGCCCGCAAGGGCGAGCAGCCCCCGTTCGGCAAGGCGCTGGGCGAGAAGATCACGGTGCCGTTCCCCGTCGAGTCGCAGCTTTCCGGGATCGAGCGGCACGAGGACCACATGTTCTACCGCAGGCTCATCACCGTCCCGAAGAGCTGGCACGTCGGCCACGCACAGCGCCTCAAGCTCAACTTCGGCGCCGTCGACTACGAGGCGCGGGTGTGGGTCAACGGCAAGCAGGTGGCCGAGCACACCGGCGGCTACACCGGATTCAACGCCGACATCACCGACGCGCTGAAGAGGGACGGCAAGCAGGAGATCATCGTCGGGGTCACCGACACCGGCGGCGGCAACCAGCCGAAGGGCAAGCAGACACCGCGCCCCGGGGGCATCTTCTACACCCAGTCCTCCGGTATCTGGCAGACCGTCTGGATGGAACCCGTCGCCAGGACGGCCGTCGACAGGATCGTCAGTACCCCCGACATCGGCAGCGGCACCCTCACACTGAAGGCGGAGTCCCGTAGCGCATCCGCGCGGGCGAAGGTCACCGCCGTGGCGCGGGACAAGAAGGGCAAAGTGGTCGGCAGGGTCACCGGAGCGGCCAACGCGGACCTGCGCCTGAAGGTGCGCGACCAGCACCTGTGGTCGCCCGACGACCCCTACCTCTACGACCTCGAAGTCACCCTCGGCGACCGCGGGTCGAAGGACGCCGTCAAGAGCTACTTCGGGATGCGCTCCATCGGCGTACAGAAGGTCGGCGGTCACCCCAAGCTCGTACTGAACGGCAAGCCCTTCTTCTCCCTCGCCATGCTGGACCAGGGCTTCTGGCCGGACGGCCTCTACACCCAGCCCAGCGACGACGCGCTCCGCTTCGACCTGGAGGGGCAGAAGAAGCTCGGCTTCAACGCGGTACGCAAGCACATCAAGGTCGAATCGCCCCGCTGGTACTACCACGCGGACCGGCTCGGACTGCTGGTGTGGCAGGACTTCGTCTCCGGCGACATCAGTGGCGAGCAGGGGCAGCACGCGTTCACCGACCAGGCCCGGGAGATGATGCGGCAGACGCACAACTCCCCGGCGCTCGGCGGCTACGTGGTCTTCAACGAGGGCTGGGGCGAGTGGGACCGCGACGCCACCGGCCGCCTCGCCGAGACCGTCAAGGCCGCCGACCCCTCGCGCGTCGTCAACGCGCACAGCGGCGTCAACTGCTGCAACTCCAAGGGCGACGCGGGCAAGGGCGACATCATCGACCACCACGACTACAACAACGTCGACCCGCCCGCACCCGACGACCGCCGGGCCGCCATGGACGGCGAACACGGCGGCTTCACCCTGCGCACCCCCGGCCACATGTGGCCCGGCACCCCCACCGTCATCTACAGCGGGGTGGCCGACACGGAGGCGCTGACCCGGAAGTACGTCGAGAACACCCGGACGTTCTACCTGCGCCAGGCGGGCGAGCAGCTGTCCGGCTCGGTCTACACGCAGGTCTCCGACCTGGAGAACGAACTCAACGGCTTCTGGACGTACGACCGGCGCAAGCTCAAGGTCGATCCTGACCGCGTCCGCGAAGTGAACCGCGAGGTCATCGCTGCCGGAGCAGCGGCAGGAAGCTGA
- a CDS encoding TetR/AcrR family transcriptional regulator, giving the protein MNNSQQRGPGTPRTARATERSQARRAELIAIGRGLFADTSYDALSMDDIARQAGVAKGLIYYYFKNKRGYYLAIIEDAVAGLVQRASSTHDLPPMERVQHTIDGYLRYAEHHQAAYRAIVTGGVGFDAQVLAIRDAVREQLLGTIAHAAWGRAEIPALARTALVGWLSSVEGVTLEWIARRELDRGTVCSLLVRGLGGTLRLIEEYEPACPAPTRPPIP; this is encoded by the coding sequence TTGAATAATAGTCAACAGCGCGGACCAGGTACCCCACGGACCGCCCGCGCCACCGAGCGCTCGCAGGCGCGCCGTGCCGAACTGATCGCCATCGGAAGGGGGCTGTTCGCCGACACCTCCTACGACGCCCTGTCCATGGACGACATCGCCCGCCAGGCCGGTGTCGCCAAAGGGCTGATCTACTACTACTTCAAGAACAAGCGCGGCTACTACCTCGCGATCATCGAGGACGCGGTCGCCGGACTGGTCCAGCGCGCCTCCAGCACCCACGACCTGCCGCCCATGGAGCGGGTCCAGCACACGATCGACGGTTATCTGCGCTACGCCGAGCACCACCAGGCGGCCTACCGCGCCATCGTCACCGGCGGCGTCGGCTTCGACGCGCAGGTGCTCGCCATCCGCGACGCGGTCCGCGAGCAGCTGCTCGGCACCATCGCGCACGCCGCCTGGGGCCGCGCGGAGATACCCGCGCTCGCCCGTACGGCACTGGTCGGCTGGCTCTCCAGCGTCGAGGGCGTCACCCTCGAATGGATCGCGCGGCGGGAACTGGACCGGGGCACGGTCTGCTCGCTGCTCGTCCGGGGACTGGGGGGCACGCTGCGGCTGATCGAGGAGTACGAGCCGGCCTGCCCGGCGCCCACGCGGCCGCCCATTCCCTGA
- the exaC gene encoding acetaldehyde dehydrogenase ExaC, whose product MARYANPGAADALMSYRSRYDHWIGGAYVPPAKGQYFENPTPVNGQPFTEIARGTAEDVERALDAAHAAAPAWGRTSPAERAQILNRIADRMEDNLEALAVAESWENGKPIRECLAADLPLAIDHFRYFAGAIRAQEGTLSQLDDDTVAYHFHEPLGVVAQIIPWNFPLVMAAWKLAPALAAGNAAVLKPAEQTPASIHYWLSLVADLLPPGVVNIVNGFGAEAGKPLASSPRVAKISFTGETTTGRLIMQYASENLKPVTLELGGKSPNLFFDDVSAADDDFYDKALEGFTMFALNQGEVCTCPSRALIQQGHYQDFLTAGVARTEQIVQGHPLDTDTMIGAQASNDQLEKILSYLDIGQKEGARIRTGGTRAELGGELEGGYYVTPTVFEGTNDMRVFQEEIFGPVVAVTPFTDFDHAMTLANDTLYGLGAGVWTRNTNTAYRAGRTIQAGRVWTNCYHAYPAHAAFGGYKQSGIGRETHKMMLDHYQQTKNLLVSYSPKKLGFF is encoded by the coding sequence ATGGCCCGTTACGCGAACCCTGGTGCCGCCGACGCCCTGATGTCCTACCGGAGCCGTTACGACCACTGGATCGGCGGCGCATACGTACCGCCCGCCAAGGGCCAGTACTTCGAGAATCCCACCCCCGTCAACGGGCAGCCGTTCACCGAGATCGCCCGCGGTACGGCCGAGGACGTGGAACGCGCCCTCGACGCCGCACACGCCGCCGCGCCCGCCTGGGGCCGTACGTCGCCGGCCGAGCGCGCCCAGATCCTCAACCGGATCGCCGACCGCATGGAGGACAACCTCGAAGCCCTCGCGGTCGCCGAGAGCTGGGAGAACGGCAAGCCCATCCGCGAGTGCCTGGCCGCCGACCTCCCCCTCGCCATCGACCACTTCCGCTACTTCGCCGGCGCCATCCGCGCCCAGGAGGGCACCCTCTCCCAGCTCGACGACGACACCGTCGCGTACCACTTCCACGAACCGCTGGGCGTCGTCGCCCAGATCATCCCGTGGAACTTCCCCCTGGTCATGGCCGCCTGGAAGCTGGCCCCCGCCCTCGCCGCGGGCAACGCCGCCGTCCTCAAGCCCGCCGAGCAGACCCCGGCCTCCATCCACTACTGGCTGAGCCTGGTCGCCGACCTGCTGCCGCCCGGCGTCGTCAACATCGTCAACGGCTTCGGCGCGGAAGCCGGCAAACCGCTCGCCTCCAGTCCGCGCGTCGCGAAGATCTCCTTCACCGGCGAGACCACCACCGGCCGCCTGATCATGCAGTACGCCTCGGAGAACCTGAAGCCGGTCACCCTCGAACTGGGCGGCAAGAGCCCCAACCTCTTCTTCGACGACGTCTCGGCCGCCGACGACGACTTCTACGACAAGGCCCTCGAAGGCTTCACCATGTTCGCCCTCAACCAGGGCGAAGTCTGCACCTGCCCGTCCAGGGCCCTCATCCAGCAGGGCCACTACCAGGACTTCCTGACCGCCGGCGTGGCCCGCACCGAACAGATCGTCCAGGGCCACCCCCTCGACACCGACACGATGATCGGCGCCCAGGCATCCAACGACCAGCTCGAAAAGATCCTCTCCTACCTCGACATCGGCCAGAAGGAAGGCGCCCGCATCCGCACCGGCGGCACCCGCGCCGAACTGGGCGGCGAACTCGAAGGCGGCTACTACGTCACCCCCACCGTCTTCGAGGGCACCAACGACATGCGCGTCTTCCAGGAAGAAATCTTCGGCCCGGTAGTGGCCGTCACCCCCTTCACCGACTTCGACCACGCCATGACCCTCGCCAACGACACCCTCTACGGCCTGGGCGCCGGCGTCTGGACCCGCAACACCAACACCGCCTACCGCGCCGGCCGCACCATCCAGGCCGGCCGCGTCTGGACCAACTGCTACCACGCGTATCCGGCGCATGCGGCTTTCGGCGGTTATAAGCAGTCGGGGATCGGGAGGGAGACGCACAAGATGATGCTGGATCATTACCAGCAGACCAAAAACTTGCTGGTGTCGTACTCGCCGAAGAAGCTGGGGTTCTTCTAG
- a CDS encoding ricin-type beta-trefoil lectin domain protein — protein MTAFLLACAGLVTATSTARAVNGDGTSPFATYNMHGSDNGSRWTSEVAPLAATNQLVALQEAGAGPPLPAHDNDRSEFRQIRLTPNRAPQPSSVQRVTWAGGPNGSNRYVYFLQTNPRRVAGTDLDTWDGGQMNLAFVADTPADDVRVLENPAYNPDPNAPNNRYRARPLLGLRFGSTWYWNTHARGEDVQGLLGQVRDFAATDGRNWVLAGDFNVNILNRSDAEARNQSLHLRADEALLRTGQPTYIGGDTPSELDYAITRGAPGGFTATVPRGGGSDHVPVEFTRAPPPVRAPLPSHVFHSVLAAPTGGLLQENPNRTITIGQARYNGSQTFQMFTTDALTHYLQNTGTGDCIAIAPSARRAVSAPIVAGRCDDPRAQWTIAHLDDPSAWNDDNGGPQRWRNVAVPGLCLTPNGATVSAAPCTQDTGQLWWDNAASPPAGWQTTGDNVRLESSFLGGRLRRAGNVPGTFVHTAPTPPRSWWIYWLFYEKQDFGWNIQRISRDDNLVRIQSLSGNNQCLGSQDVNANTQTAALLYGCDDARGVAGAGQRWLAEAYPDGSIRYRNEANHLCLLAPDANHGRVNLYKCQDIPAERWNTVSP, from the coding sequence ATGACGGCATTCCTGCTGGCCTGTGCGGGGCTCGTCACGGCCACCAGCACCGCCCGGGCCGTGAATGGCGACGGCACGTCGCCGTTTGCCACGTACAACATGCACGGCTCCGACAACGGTTCACGATGGACATCGGAGGTCGCACCACTGGCCGCGACCAACCAGTTGGTGGCGCTGCAGGAGGCGGGTGCCGGGCCGCCGTTGCCGGCGCACGACAACGACCGCAGCGAGTTCCGCCAGATCCGGCTCACTCCCAACCGTGCCCCGCAGCCCAGTTCCGTACAGCGGGTGACCTGGGCGGGCGGCCCGAACGGCAGCAACCGCTACGTGTACTTCCTGCAGACCAACCCGCGCCGGGTCGCCGGTACGGACCTGGATACGTGGGACGGCGGCCAGATGAACCTGGCGTTCGTCGCCGACACGCCGGCCGATGACGTCCGGGTGCTGGAGAACCCGGCCTACAACCCGGACCCCAACGCCCCCAACAACCGCTACCGGGCGCGTCCCCTGCTCGGCCTGCGGTTCGGCAGCACCTGGTACTGGAACACCCACGCCCGCGGTGAAGACGTGCAAGGACTGCTCGGCCAGGTCCGCGACTTCGCAGCCACCGACGGCCGGAACTGGGTGCTGGCCGGCGACTTCAACGTGAACATTCTCAACCGCTCCGACGCCGAGGCCCGCAACCAGTCGCTGCATCTGCGCGCGGATGAGGCCCTGCTGCGCACGGGGCAGCCGACGTACATCGGCGGCGACACACCCAGCGAGCTGGACTATGCGATCACGCGCGGTGCGCCGGGCGGGTTCACCGCGACCGTTCCCCGCGGCGGCGGGTCCGACCACGTGCCGGTGGAGTTCACCCGCGCCCCGCCGCCCGTCCGGGCGCCGCTCCCGTCCCACGTCTTCCACAGCGTGCTGGCCGCCCCGACCGGCGGCCTGCTGCAGGAGAATCCGAACCGTACGATCACGATCGGCCAGGCCCGCTACAACGGCAGCCAGACCTTCCAGATGTTCACCACCGACGCACTCACCCACTACCTGCAGAACACCGGCACGGGTGACTGCATCGCGATCGCGCCCAGCGCCCGCCGGGCCGTGTCCGCCCCGATCGTCGCCGGACGGTGCGACGACCCGCGCGCGCAGTGGACCATCGCTCACCTCGATGACCCTTCGGCCTGGAACGACGACAACGGCGGACCGCAACGCTGGCGGAACGTGGCCGTCCCCGGCCTCTGCCTCACCCCGAACGGCGCTACGGTGAGCGCCGCGCCCTGCACCCAGGACACCGGCCAGCTGTGGTGGGACAACGCCGCCTCCCCGCCCGCCGGCTGGCAGACCACCGGCGACAACGTCCGCCTGGAATCGTCCTTCCTCGGCGGCCGGCTGCGCCGGGCCGGCAACGTCCCGGGAACCTTCGTCCACACCGCACCCACACCGCCCCGCTCGTGGTGGATCTACTGGCTGTTCTACGAGAAGCAGGACTTCGGCTGGAACATCCAGCGGATCAGCCGGGACGACAACCTGGTCCGCATCCAGAGCCTCAGCGGGAACAACCAATGCCTGGGCAGCCAGGACGTGAACGCCAACACGCAGACAGCTGCACTGCTGTATGGGTGTGACGACGCCCGCGGCGTCGCCGGAGCCGGCCAGCGCTGGCTCGCCGAGGCATACCCGGACGGCAGCATCCGCTACCGCAACGAAGCCAACCACCTGTGCCTGCTGGCCCCCGACGCCAACCACGGCCGCGTCAACCTCTACAAATGCCAGGACATCCCCGCCGAACGCTGGAACACGGTCAGCCCCTGA
- a CDS encoding DUF4357 domain-containing protein encodes MIVEGQASPFASLSKAASAVTGTASNGWTLWRTADGRTLDVLRQQFVEEYASSAPHPRPVADPARPPWSVAATSAAAAAVGDWSTDLTLRG; translated from the coding sequence CTGATCGTCGAGGGGCAGGCGTCACCGTTCGCGTCGCTGTCGAAGGCGGCGTCCGCTGTCACCGGTACGGCGTCGAACGGATGGACGCTGTGGCGGACGGCCGACGGCCGCACCCTCGATGTCCTGCGCCAGCAGTTCGTGGAGGAGTACGCGAGTTCGGCGCCCCACCCCCGTCCCGTGGCCGATCCGGCGCGGCCGCCATGGTCGGTCGCGGCCACATCCGCTGCGGCTGCCGCGGTCGGCGACTGGTCCACGGACCTCACCCTCAGGGGGTGA
- a CDS encoding helix-turn-helix domain-containing protein, which produces MVNPWLAMESGADPVERTRTVRLAHEEFLAGGAVARPVRQVVADSWRRSASARATLDGPAPIDLDEPELRAYRDAHPLARAMPVFRDLLGTIAHDGAHLLAVCDPQGRLLWVEGHPGVRRHAERMNFVAGARWDERHAGTNAPGTALAADHAVQIFAAEHYNKSVQKWTCAAAPLHDLRTGRLLGAVDITGGDHLASPHSLALVQATARAAEAHLATYPERTAPAAHLTVLARDEAVLTMDGRSLRLGPRHSEIMLLLARHPEGLTGDQLAMLLYGEREVRPVTLRAELSRLRHVVGPLLDSRPYRLTRAVETDLAQVETELAAGDLTAALRDYRGPLLPLSEAPGVRRLRSVLEDRLRRAVLTQRDPETLRLWADTPWGEHDLEIWEALETTARPQDRRASRTATRLRTAYDLPSASS; this is translated from the coding sequence GTGGTCAACCCTTGGCTGGCGATGGAGTCGGGAGCCGACCCCGTGGAGCGTACCCGTACGGTACGGCTCGCCCACGAGGAGTTCCTGGCGGGCGGGGCGGTGGCCCGACCGGTGCGCCAGGTGGTGGCCGACTCATGGCGCCGGTCGGCGTCCGCGCGCGCGACACTCGACGGACCGGCCCCGATCGACCTGGACGAGCCGGAGCTGCGTGCCTACCGCGACGCGCACCCGCTGGCCCGCGCCATGCCGGTCTTCCGGGACCTGCTCGGCACCATCGCCCACGACGGCGCCCACCTGCTCGCCGTCTGCGATCCACAGGGGCGGCTGCTCTGGGTGGAGGGCCATCCCGGCGTACGGCGGCACGCGGAGCGCATGAACTTCGTCGCCGGGGCCCGCTGGGACGAACGGCACGCCGGCACCAACGCGCCCGGTACCGCGCTGGCCGCCGACCACGCCGTACAGATCTTCGCGGCCGAGCACTACAACAAGAGCGTCCAGAAGTGGACCTGCGCGGCGGCTCCCCTGCACGACCTGCGGACGGGCCGGCTGCTGGGCGCCGTGGACATCACCGGCGGCGACCACCTCGCCAGTCCGCACAGCCTGGCCCTGGTCCAGGCCACCGCCCGCGCCGCCGAGGCCCACCTCGCCACGTACCCGGAACGGACCGCGCCCGCCGCCCACCTGACCGTCCTCGCCCGGGACGAAGCGGTCCTGACCATGGACGGCCGCAGCCTGCGGCTCGGCCCCCGGCACAGCGAGATCATGCTGCTGCTGGCCCGGCATCCGGAGGGCCTGACCGGCGACCAGCTGGCCATGCTCCTCTACGGAGAACGCGAGGTCCGGCCGGTGACCCTGCGCGCCGAACTGTCCCGCCTGCGCCACGTGGTCGGTCCCCTGCTCGACTCCCGCCCGTACCGCCTGACCAGAGCGGTGGAGACGGACCTGGCCCAGGTGGAAACGGAGCTGGCGGCCGGCGACCTGACGGCAGCGCTGCGCGACTACCGCGGCCCGCTGCTCCCCCTCTCCGAAGCCCCCGGCGTACGACGCCTGCGCTCTGTACTGGAAGACCGGCTACGGCGGGCCGTCCTCACCCAGCGCGACCCGGAGACCCTGCGCCTGTGGGCCGATACGCCCTGGGGCGAACACGACCTGGAGATCTGGGAAGCGCTGGAAACGACCGCCCGCCCCCAGGACAGGCGAGCATCCCGCACGGCGACACGACTCCGTACGGCCTACGACCTGCCGTCGGCGTCCTCATAG
- a CDS encoding DUF6114 domain-containing protein, with protein MLLSSRRPAVRLPWPERRAAFRGWRRTRPFWAGLLLILGGAELLLVPLSPLTVLINLGLGGLAAIGIGLALIVAGLFLWLRPAAHHYVSLHALILSVLSFAATNLGGFLVGMGLGIAGSAMGFGWTVVEGGEERTGSNAAESGPEAESGSGSGSGSGSGPSGYAPDGGDAPGTAVSDRPSPNGTTPTDSTPNPRNRALSIALPIALVAVIGTPAPPARAAAGIPAPPTPPTVTTTMFAPKGFTLAGVTEVPTVNGPVKAMVLRMKAASLTDYRLITRDADGPQLGLGARNLDLSGNVTLYLTKISGCLEGILCLTFTPDTLPVPPVVPPFVFMTNVDAEQALVTSDLIVADGLTLNAGTGAGTAAGAGPGMGSGTASGAGTA; from the coding sequence GTGCTTCTGAGCAGCCGGCGCCCGGCCGTCCGGCTTCCCTGGCCCGAGCGGCGGGCGGCGTTCCGCGGCTGGCGGCGGACCCGCCCGTTCTGGGCCGGACTGCTGCTGATCCTGGGCGGCGCGGAACTGCTGCTCGTACCGCTGTCACCGCTGACCGTACTGATCAACCTCGGCCTGGGCGGACTGGCCGCGATCGGCATCGGCCTCGCGCTGATCGTGGCCGGGCTGTTCCTGTGGCTGCGCCCCGCCGCCCACCACTACGTGAGCCTGCACGCGCTGATCCTGTCCGTCCTGTCCTTCGCGGCGACCAACCTGGGCGGGTTCCTGGTGGGGATGGGGCTGGGGATCGCGGGGAGCGCGATGGGGTTCGGGTGGACGGTGGTGGAGGGGGGTGAGGAGCGTACGGGGTCGAACGCGGCCGAATCCGGGCCCGAGGCCGAGTCCGGGTCCGGGTCCGGGTCTGGGTCTGGGTCCGGGCCCAGCGGGTACGCGCCGGACGGCGGTGACGCACCCGGCACGGCCGTATCCGACAGGCCCTCCCCCAACGGAACCACCCCCACCGACAGCACCCCCAACCCCCGAAACCGAGCCCTCTCCATAGCCCTCCCGATCGCCCTCGTCGCAGTCATCGGCACCCCGGCCCCACCCGCCCGCGCGGCGGCCGGCATTCCCGCGCCGCCCACCCCGCCCACCGTGACCACCACGATGTTCGCACCGAAGGGCTTCACGCTGGCCGGCGTCACCGAGGTGCCCACCGTCAACGGCCCGGTCAAAGCGATGGTCCTGCGCATGAAGGCCGCCTCGCTCACGGACTACCGGCTGATCACCCGCGACGCGGACGGCCCCCAACTGGGCCTCGGCGCCCGCAACCTGGATCTGAGCGGCAACGTGACGCTCTACCTGACCAAGATCAGCGGCTGCCTGGAGGGCATCCTCTGCCTGACCTTCACCCCCGACACGCTGCCGGTGCCACCGGTCGTACCGCCGTTCGTCTTCATGACCAACGTCGACGCCGAACAGGCCCTGGTCACCTCGGACCTGATCGTCGCGGACGGGCTGACGCTGAACGCCGGTACGGGAGCGGGAACAGCGGCGGGGGCGGGACCGGGAATGGGGTCCGGGACGGCATCGGGAGCGGGGACGGCATGA